In the Nostoc sp. 'Peltigera membranacea cyanobiont' N6 genome, one interval contains:
- a CDS encoding HNH endonuclease domain-containing protein: protein MSSGSKIISTILKHDTKATSYKIALLRAINDVVLSFPDLRNLRADVAVPLRLLAQFWVAYYWPFVKPTEPILQGQRATLNGQLRNDMSFRPELERLRCEWESIVGGTSSPSDGFFLINELRVPRKYLAYSKPLRQVYQAALTAISKAIEMPVRYAGFGHWSVFDKPLKYAELSTSVVAIPGTQLADKCLVIQADLWQTFGEMSLWIEALSIHEWCLFTEKVQQENHTKVHRGCIYQLLTDRPDNRRPLSWERNHVDVLLMEGTEFVCPWTQKHISYGIRYDLDHLLPVSLYPINELWNLVPADPNFNSHIKRDRLPSQAKLQQAQPSLELAYRNYGTSSSLSLALKEDVAVRFSTVFSDTASFPGVLSTAVVDLINIFAESRNLARF, encoded by the coding sequence ATGTCATCGGGAAGCAAAATCATCAGTACAATTCTCAAGCACGATACAAAAGCTACAAGCTATAAAATTGCCTTGCTGCGTGCGATTAATGATGTTGTCCTCAGCTTCCCTGATTTGCGGAACCTAAGAGCAGACGTAGCAGTTCCTTTGCGTTTACTAGCACAGTTTTGGGTGGCTTACTATTGGCCATTTGTCAAACCCACCGAACCCATTTTGCAAGGGCAACGAGCAACACTGAACGGTCAATTGCGAAATGATATGTCGTTTCGCCCTGAGTTAGAGAGACTACGGTGTGAATGGGAATCAATTGTTGGCGGAACCTCAAGCCCTAGCGATGGCTTTTTCCTCATCAACGAGTTGAGAGTACCGCGAAAATATCTTGCCTACTCAAAACCGTTACGTCAAGTCTACCAAGCTGCCCTCACTGCCATTAGTAAAGCAATTGAAATGCCTGTTAGATATGCAGGGTTTGGTCACTGGAGTGTGTTTGATAAACCTTTAAAGTATGCAGAACTTAGCACTTCAGTTGTAGCAATTCCAGGTACTCAACTAGCAGACAAATGCTTAGTAATTCAAGCCGATCTGTGGCAAACTTTTGGAGAGATGTCATTGTGGATTGAAGCGCTTTCTATTCATGAATGGTGCTTGTTTACTGAAAAGGTGCAACAAGAAAATCACACTAAAGTGCATCGAGGTTGCATTTATCAGCTGCTAACAGATAGACCGGACAACCGCAGACCTTTGAGTTGGGAACGCAACCATGTTGATGTACTCTTGATGGAAGGAACGGAGTTTGTTTGCCCCTGGACGCAAAAGCACATTTCTTATGGTATCAGATACGATTTAGACCACCTTTTACCTGTATCTCTCTATCCGATTAACGAACTTTGGAATCTAGTACCTGCTGACCCTAATTTTAATTCCCACATCAAGCGCGATCGCTTACCGTCTCAGGCAAAATTACAACAAGCTCAACCCTCTTTAGAGTTAGCTTATAGAAACTATGGCACATCTAGTTCACTCTCGCTAGCACTTAAAGAAGATGTGGCTGTCAGATTTTCTACTGTATTTAGTGATACCGCTTCTTTTCCTGGTGTACTATCAACTGCT